From Chloroflexota bacterium:
GTCACAATTTGGTCATCGAATAGATACGAAAAATGGCATCATCGGACATAGGCTTATTCGATCTAATATCCATCTGGCCGACCTGCTCGAAGTGAGTCACTTTTCCTTTGCGAGCTATCATTGTACTCAATCCGGCGATCTTCTCTTGATCCACATAAGCTTGCATGGCCGGTTTGATGAGTTCGAGACGTTTCAAACTCATGCCAACTTCTTCTGGTGTTACGATTTCATGCTTCACAATATTATCTCCTCTCCTCAAATCTAATGCCTGGACAAGCCAGAGGAACGCTGATTACGCAGACCTGAATGAACCGCATCGCTGTCCCGAGCGTGTCGAGGGGTGTAGCCGAAGTGTGACGCTGATGAACGCAGATCAATCAAAAAAAATCAGAGACCTCTGCGCCGAAGGTCTGCGGTACACCCTTGTCAGGTTCGCGGCTTGCCCCCCTAACCC
This genomic window contains:
- a CDS encoding serine hydrolase domain-containing protein; the protein is MKHEIVTPEEVGMSLKRLELIKPAMQAYVDQEKIAGLSTMIARKGKVTHFEQVGQMDIRSNKPMSDDAIFRIYSMTKL